The following are from one region of the Falco cherrug isolate bFalChe1 chromosome 19, bFalChe1.pri, whole genome shotgun sequence genome:
- the LOC114014641 gene encoding SLAM family member 5-like isoform X2 has protein sequence MEGELARSKARLPSLLLALLGLGPGILAEVRFQADNEVLQMLAGNSSQSLLERCSELLFGQARAQPRQVNGVLGGSVVLSPALPPNKTVKEIEWSFSAGAGATIQVAELGPGGFERPDPRDRFKDRLEMFNQTALRIVALERGDSGVYGARIKLHPALVEDQFFNLSVYESVPSPRTRSQLLASTLEWCNLTLQCQGAGKGAVNVTWKKDNIIWDPTSDRHQLSPDGTTLRLALPPTAANVTYACTVSNPADQKVVLFDLQAICQSGGGQTSFSKSGYIVLTLILLAVSLGGAFWCWRMNSEKAADPAATPTVPAEESPSDPQYAEIVRRSPPEGNDQGLGHPENNQEQSPPQKAPVTTVYEQIRRAPEDTAEEVT, from the exons ATGGAGGGGGAATTGGCCAGGAGCAAAGCCCGGCTGCCCTCGCTGCTCCTGGCACTGCTCGGCCTCGGCCCAG GCATCTTGGCCGAGGTGCGTTTTCAGGCGGACAATGAGGTTTTGCAGATGCTGGCTGGGAACTCCTCCCAGAGCCTGCTGGAGCGATGTTCTG AGCTCCTCTTCGGCCAAGCCAGGGCACAGCCCCGGCAGGTGAACGGCGTCCTGGGGGGGTCCGTGGTGCTGTCCCCGGCTCTGCCCCCCAACAAGACGGTGAAGGAGATCGAGTGGAGCTTTTCAGCCGGCGCTGGCGCCACCATTCAAGTGGCAGAGCTCGGCCCCGGGGGCTTCGAGCGCCCCGACCCCAGGGACCGCTTCAAGGACCGGCTGGAGATGTTCAACCAGACGGCGCTGAGGATCGTGGCCCTGGAGCGGGGCGACAGCGGGGTCTACGGGGCTCGGATCAAACTGCACCCGGCGCTGGTGGAGGATCAGTTCTTCAACCTCTCTGTCTACG AGTCGGTGCCGAGCCCCCGGACCCGGAGCCAGCTCCTGGCCAGCACCCTGGAGTGGTGCAACCTGACGCTGCAGTGCCAGGGTGCCGGCAAAGGCGCCGTCAACGTCACCTGGAAGAAGGACAACATCATCTGGGACCCCACCTCCGACCGCCACCAGCTCTCCCCCGATGGGACCACCCTCCGGCTGGCCCTGCCGCCCACCGCCGCCAACGTCACCTACGCCTGCACCGTCAGCAACCCCGCCGACCAGAAGGTCGTCCTCTTCGACCTGCAAGCCATCTGCCAAAGCGGAG GGGGACAGACGTCCTTCTCGAAGTCGGGGTACATCGTCCTGACCCTCATCCTGCTGGCGGTGAGCTTGGGGGGGGCCTTCTGGTGCTGGCGGATGAATAGCGAGAAGGCAGCAGACCCAG ctgccaccCCCACGGTGCCTGCCGAGGAGAGCCCCTCCGACCCCCAGTACGCCGAGATCGTGCGCCGGAGCCCCCCGGAAGGTAATGACCAG GGCCTGGGTCACCCCGAAAATAACCAGGAGCAGAGCCCCCCGCAGAAAGCACCGGTCACCACCGTCTACGAGCAGATCCGCCGGGCGCCAGAGGACACAGCCGAGGAGGTGACATAG
- the KIRREL1 gene encoding kin of IRRE-like protein 1 isoform X1, whose protein sequence is MTEHRALPARPVVCVAPQALADPPPPSPAAQTRFVEEPEDQTVVAGQRIVLSCVVLNYSGIVQWTKDGLALGMGQGLKAWPRYRIIGTADSGQYNLEITDAELSDDAVYECQATEAALRSRRAKLTVLIPPEDPTIDGAPEILLRAGTPYNLTCRARSAKPAATIVWYRDGLQQDGAITSTEVLADGKRETTTSQLAINPTDLDIGRVFSCRSTNDAIPAGKETFVKLNVHHPPTVTLSIQPQTVQEGERVVFTCMATANPEIKGYRWAKGGVIIEDAKENKYDTQVDYTFFTEPVSCEVHNDIGSTNVSTLVDVHFAPRIVVDPKPTVTDIGSDVTLTCVWSGNPPLTLTWTKKESNMVLSNSNQLYLKSVTQADAGQYVCKAIVPRIGVGEREVTLFVNGPPIISSEAVQYAVRGDRGKVECFIGSTPPPDRIAWAWKENILEAGTLERYTVERTNTGSGVLSTLTINNVMDADFQTRYNCTAWNSFGPGTAIIQLEEKEVLPVGIIAGATIGASILVIGFLVVLACFLYRRRKGSRKDVTLRKLDIKVETVNREPLTLHADREEDTASVSTATRVMKAIYSSFKDDVDLKQDLRCDTIDTREEYELKDPTNGYYNVRAHEDRPSSRTVLYTDYRNPGPARYDTRPPSRLSHSSGYAQLNTYSRGPASDYNAEAAPGPGPPPGTAGGETASQLSYENYGGHTAFPASAGYATYRLGYGQPPGLDRAPYDAYDPMGKYASATRFSYTSQHSDYGQRFQQRMQTHV, encoded by the exons ATGACGGAGCACCGGGCGCTGCCGGCACGGCCAGTGGTGTGCGTGGCGCCCCAGGCCCTGGCTGATCcccctcctccatccccagcGGCACAGACACggtttgtggaggagccagaGGACCAGACGGTGGTGGCCGGCCAGAGGATCGTCCTCTCCTGCGTGGTGCTCAATTACTCCGGGATTGTGCAATGGACCAAAGACGGCCTCGCCCTGGGCATGGGGCAGGGGCTCAAAG cctggcCACGCTACCGCATCATTGGCACGGCCGACTCGGGCCAGTACAACCTGGAGATCACCGACGCCGAGCTTTCCGATGACGCCGTGTACGAGTGCCAGGCCACCGAGGCCGCACTGCGGTCCCGGCGGGCCAAGCTCACCGTGCTGA TCCCCCCCGAGGACCCCACCATCGACGGAGCCCCCGAGATCCTGCTGCGTGCAGGGACACCATACAACCTGACGTGCCGGGCACGCAGCGCCAAGCCGGCAGCCACCATCGTCTGGTACCGGGATGGGCTCCAGCAGGATGGAGCCATCACCAGCACG GAGGTGTTGGCTGATGGCAAGCGGGAGACGACCACCAGCCAACTTGCCATCAACCCAACCGACCTGGACATCGGGCGGGTGTTCTCCTGCCGCAGCACCAACGATGCCATCCCGGCCGGCAAGGAGACCTTCGTCAAGCTGAATGTTCACC ATCCCCCGACTGTCACCCTGTCCATCCAGCCCCAGACGGTGCAAGAGGGCGAGAGGGTCGTGTTCACCTGTATGGCAACCGCCAACCCTGAGATCAAAGGCTACAG gtGGGCCAAGGGGGGGGTGATCATCGAGGACGCCAAGGAGAACAAGTACGACACGCAGGTGGATTACACCTTCTTCACGGAGCCCGTCTCCTGCGAGGTGCACAACGACATCGGCAGCACCAACGTCAGCACGCTGGTGGACGTGCACT TTGCCCCTCGCATCGTGGTGGACCCCAAACCCACTGTCACAGACATCGGCTCCGACGTGACGCTGACATGCGTGTGGTCCGGCAACCCGCCACTGACCCTCACCTGGACTAAAAAGGAATCCAACATG GTCCTGAGCAACAGCAACCAGCTGTACCTGAAGTCCGTCACGCAAGCCGACGCGGGGCAGTATGTCTGCAAAGCCATCGTCCCCCGCATCGGCGTGGGCGAGCGCGAGGTCACCCTCTTCGTCAACG GACCCCCCATCATCTCGAGCGAGGCTGTGCAGTACGCCGTGCGCGGCGACCGCGGCAAGGTGGAGTGTTTCATCGGCAGCACACCTCCCCCAGACCGCATC GCGTGGGCCTGGAAGGAGAACATTTTGGAGGCAGGGACGCTGGAGCGGTACACCGTGGAGCGGACTAACACGGGCAGCGGGGTCCTCTCCACCCTCACCATCAACAACGTCATGGACGCCGACTTCCAGACCCGTTACAACTGCACGGCCTGGAACAGCTTCGGGCCGGGGACCGCCATCAtccagctggaggagaaag AGGTCTTGCCCGTGGGCATCATTGCCGGTGCCACCATCGGGGCCAGCATCCTCGTCATCGGCTTCCTCGTGGTGCTCGCCTGCTTCCTCTACCGGCGCCGGAAAGGAA GCCGCAAGGACGTCACCCTGCGCAAGCTGGACATCAAGGTGGAGACGGTGAACAGGGAGCCCCTGACGCTGCATGCGGACCGTGAAGAGGACACAGCCAGCGTGTCCACAGCCACCCGTGTCATGAAGGCCATCTACTCG TCGTTCAAGGACGACGTGGACTTGAAGCAGGACCTTCGCTGTGACACCATCGACACCCGCGAGGAGTACGAGCTCAAG GACCCCACCAACGGCTACTACAACGTCCGTGCCCACGAGGACCGCCCGTCCTCCCGCACCGTCCTCTACACTGACTACCGCAACCCCGGCCCAGCACGCTACGACACTCGCCCACCCTCCCGCCTCTCCCACTCCAGCGGCTACGCTCAGCTCAACACCTACAGCCGCGGCCCCGCGTCCGACTACAACGCCGAGGCGGCACCGGGTCCCGGACCCCCTCCCGGCACGGCGGGCGGCGAGACGGCAAGCCAGCTTTCCTATGAGAACTACGGGGGTCACACCGCCTTCCCGGCCAGTGCCGGTTATGCCACCTACCGCCTGGGGTACGGCCAGCCCCCCGGCCTGGACCGGGCACCCTACGATGCCTACGACCCCATGGGCAAGTACGCCAGCGCCACGCGCTTCTCCTACACCTCCCAGCACTCGGACTACGGGCAGCGCTTCCAGCAGCGGATGCAGACGCATGTctag
- the LOC114014641 gene encoding SLAM family member 5-like isoform X1 — MEGELARSKARLPSLLLALLGLGPGILAEVRFQADNEVLQMLAGNSSQSLLERCSELLFGQARAQPRQVNGVLGGSVVLSPALPPNKTVKEIEWSFSAGAGATIQVAELGPGGFERPDPRDRFKDRLEMFNQTALRIVALERGDSGVYGARIKLHPALVEDQFFNLSVYESVPSPRTRSQLLASTLEWCNLTLQCQGAGKGAVNVTWKKDNIIWDPTSDRHQLSPDGTTLRLALPPTAANVTYACTVSNPADQKVVLFDLQAICQSGGGQTSFSKSGYIVLTLILLAVSLGGAFWCWRMNSEKAADPAATPTVPAEESPSDPQYAEIVRRSPPEGNDQGLGHPENNQEQSPPQKAPVTTVYEQIRRAPEDTAEEAPAEPEHRDFPEGL, encoded by the exons ATGGAGGGGGAATTGGCCAGGAGCAAAGCCCGGCTGCCCTCGCTGCTCCTGGCACTGCTCGGCCTCGGCCCAG GCATCTTGGCCGAGGTGCGTTTTCAGGCGGACAATGAGGTTTTGCAGATGCTGGCTGGGAACTCCTCCCAGAGCCTGCTGGAGCGATGTTCTG AGCTCCTCTTCGGCCAAGCCAGGGCACAGCCCCGGCAGGTGAACGGCGTCCTGGGGGGGTCCGTGGTGCTGTCCCCGGCTCTGCCCCCCAACAAGACGGTGAAGGAGATCGAGTGGAGCTTTTCAGCCGGCGCTGGCGCCACCATTCAAGTGGCAGAGCTCGGCCCCGGGGGCTTCGAGCGCCCCGACCCCAGGGACCGCTTCAAGGACCGGCTGGAGATGTTCAACCAGACGGCGCTGAGGATCGTGGCCCTGGAGCGGGGCGACAGCGGGGTCTACGGGGCTCGGATCAAACTGCACCCGGCGCTGGTGGAGGATCAGTTCTTCAACCTCTCTGTCTACG AGTCGGTGCCGAGCCCCCGGACCCGGAGCCAGCTCCTGGCCAGCACCCTGGAGTGGTGCAACCTGACGCTGCAGTGCCAGGGTGCCGGCAAAGGCGCCGTCAACGTCACCTGGAAGAAGGACAACATCATCTGGGACCCCACCTCCGACCGCCACCAGCTCTCCCCCGATGGGACCACCCTCCGGCTGGCCCTGCCGCCCACCGCCGCCAACGTCACCTACGCCTGCACCGTCAGCAACCCCGCCGACCAGAAGGTCGTCCTCTTCGACCTGCAAGCCATCTGCCAAAGCGGAG GGGGACAGACGTCCTTCTCGAAGTCGGGGTACATCGTCCTGACCCTCATCCTGCTGGCGGTGAGCTTGGGGGGGGCCTTCTGGTGCTGGCGGATGAATAGCGAGAAGGCAGCAGACCCAG ctgccaccCCCACGGTGCCTGCCGAGGAGAGCCCCTCCGACCCCCAGTACGCCGAGATCGTGCGCCGGAGCCCCCCGGAAGGTAATGACCAG GGCCTGGGTCACCCCGAAAATAACCAGGAGCAGAGCCCCCCGCAGAAAGCACCGGTCACCACCGTCTACGAGCAGATCCGCCGGGCGCCAGAGGACACAGCCGAGGAG GCACCCGCAGAGCCGGAGCATCGGGATTTCCCAGAAGGGCTGTAA
- the LOC114014641 gene encoding SLAM family member 5-like isoform X3: protein MEGELARSKARLPSLLLALLGLGPELLFGQARAQPRQVNGVLGGSVVLSPALPPNKTVKEIEWSFSAGAGATIQVAELGPGGFERPDPRDRFKDRLEMFNQTALRIVALERGDSGVYGARIKLHPALVEDQFFNLSVYESVPSPRTRSQLLASTLEWCNLTLQCQGAGKGAVNVTWKKDNIIWDPTSDRHQLSPDGTTLRLALPPTAANVTYACTVSNPADQKVVLFDLQAICQSGGGQTSFSKSGYIVLTLILLAVSLGGAFWCWRMNSEKAADPAATPTVPAEESPSDPQYAEIVRRSPPEGNDQGLGHPENNQEQSPPQKAPVTTVYEQIRRAPEDTAEEAPAEPEHRDFPEGL from the exons ATGGAGGGGGAATTGGCCAGGAGCAAAGCCCGGCTGCCCTCGCTGCTCCTGGCACTGCTCGGCCTCGGCCCAG AGCTCCTCTTCGGCCAAGCCAGGGCACAGCCCCGGCAGGTGAACGGCGTCCTGGGGGGGTCCGTGGTGCTGTCCCCGGCTCTGCCCCCCAACAAGACGGTGAAGGAGATCGAGTGGAGCTTTTCAGCCGGCGCTGGCGCCACCATTCAAGTGGCAGAGCTCGGCCCCGGGGGCTTCGAGCGCCCCGACCCCAGGGACCGCTTCAAGGACCGGCTGGAGATGTTCAACCAGACGGCGCTGAGGATCGTGGCCCTGGAGCGGGGCGACAGCGGGGTCTACGGGGCTCGGATCAAACTGCACCCGGCGCTGGTGGAGGATCAGTTCTTCAACCTCTCTGTCTACG AGTCGGTGCCGAGCCCCCGGACCCGGAGCCAGCTCCTGGCCAGCACCCTGGAGTGGTGCAACCTGACGCTGCAGTGCCAGGGTGCCGGCAAAGGCGCCGTCAACGTCACCTGGAAGAAGGACAACATCATCTGGGACCCCACCTCCGACCGCCACCAGCTCTCCCCCGATGGGACCACCCTCCGGCTGGCCCTGCCGCCCACCGCCGCCAACGTCACCTACGCCTGCACCGTCAGCAACCCCGCCGACCAGAAGGTCGTCCTCTTCGACCTGCAAGCCATCTGCCAAAGCGGAG GGGGACAGACGTCCTTCTCGAAGTCGGGGTACATCGTCCTGACCCTCATCCTGCTGGCGGTGAGCTTGGGGGGGGCCTTCTGGTGCTGGCGGATGAATAGCGAGAAGGCAGCAGACCCAG ctgccaccCCCACGGTGCCTGCCGAGGAGAGCCCCTCCGACCCCCAGTACGCCGAGATCGTGCGCCGGAGCCCCCCGGAAGGTAATGACCAG GGCCTGGGTCACCCCGAAAATAACCAGGAGCAGAGCCCCCCGCAGAAAGCACCGGTCACCACCGTCTACGAGCAGATCCGCCGGGCGCCAGAGGACACAGCCGAGGAG GCACCCGCAGAGCCGGAGCATCGGGATTTCCCAGAAGGGCTGTAA
- the KIRREL1 gene encoding kin of IRRE-like protein 1 isoform X2, giving the protein MRVLLLCLLTLADSHGQAAQTRFVEEPEDQTVVAGQRIVLSCVVLNYSGIVQWTKDGLALGMGQGLKAWPRYRIIGTADSGQYNLEITDAELSDDAVYECQATEAALRSRRAKLTVLIPPEDPTIDGAPEILLRAGTPYNLTCRARSAKPAATIVWYRDGLQQDGAITSTEVLADGKRETTTSQLAINPTDLDIGRVFSCRSTNDAIPAGKETFVKLNVHHPPTVTLSIQPQTVQEGERVVFTCMATANPEIKGYRWAKGGVIIEDAKENKYDTQVDYTFFTEPVSCEVHNDIGSTNVSTLVDVHFAPRIVVDPKPTVTDIGSDVTLTCVWSGNPPLTLTWTKKESNMVLSNSNQLYLKSVTQADAGQYVCKAIVPRIGVGEREVTLFVNGPPIISSEAVQYAVRGDRGKVECFIGSTPPPDRIAWAWKENILEAGTLERYTVERTNTGSGVLSTLTINNVMDADFQTRYNCTAWNSFGPGTAIIQLEEKEVLPVGIIAGATIGASILVIGFLVVLACFLYRRRKGSRKDVTLRKLDIKVETVNREPLTLHADREEDTASVSTATRVMKAIYSSFKDDVDLKQDLRCDTIDTREEYELKDPTNGYYNVRAHEDRPSSRTVLYTDYRNPGPARYDTRPPSRLSHSSGYAQLNTYSRGPASDYNAEAAPGPGPPPGTAGGETASQLSYENYGGHTAFPASAGYATYRLGYGQPPGLDRAPYDAYDPMGKYASATRFSYTSQHSDYGQRFQQRMQTHV; this is encoded by the exons ATGCGggtcctcctcctctgcctcctgacTCTCGCGGACTCCCACGGGCAAG cGGCACAGACACggtttgtggaggagccagaGGACCAGACGGTGGTGGCCGGCCAGAGGATCGTCCTCTCCTGCGTGGTGCTCAATTACTCCGGGATTGTGCAATGGACCAAAGACGGCCTCGCCCTGGGCATGGGGCAGGGGCTCAAAG cctggcCACGCTACCGCATCATTGGCACGGCCGACTCGGGCCAGTACAACCTGGAGATCACCGACGCCGAGCTTTCCGATGACGCCGTGTACGAGTGCCAGGCCACCGAGGCCGCACTGCGGTCCCGGCGGGCCAAGCTCACCGTGCTGA TCCCCCCCGAGGACCCCACCATCGACGGAGCCCCCGAGATCCTGCTGCGTGCAGGGACACCATACAACCTGACGTGCCGGGCACGCAGCGCCAAGCCGGCAGCCACCATCGTCTGGTACCGGGATGGGCTCCAGCAGGATGGAGCCATCACCAGCACG GAGGTGTTGGCTGATGGCAAGCGGGAGACGACCACCAGCCAACTTGCCATCAACCCAACCGACCTGGACATCGGGCGGGTGTTCTCCTGCCGCAGCACCAACGATGCCATCCCGGCCGGCAAGGAGACCTTCGTCAAGCTGAATGTTCACC ATCCCCCGACTGTCACCCTGTCCATCCAGCCCCAGACGGTGCAAGAGGGCGAGAGGGTCGTGTTCACCTGTATGGCAACCGCCAACCCTGAGATCAAAGGCTACAG gtGGGCCAAGGGGGGGGTGATCATCGAGGACGCCAAGGAGAACAAGTACGACACGCAGGTGGATTACACCTTCTTCACGGAGCCCGTCTCCTGCGAGGTGCACAACGACATCGGCAGCACCAACGTCAGCACGCTGGTGGACGTGCACT TTGCCCCTCGCATCGTGGTGGACCCCAAACCCACTGTCACAGACATCGGCTCCGACGTGACGCTGACATGCGTGTGGTCCGGCAACCCGCCACTGACCCTCACCTGGACTAAAAAGGAATCCAACATG GTCCTGAGCAACAGCAACCAGCTGTACCTGAAGTCCGTCACGCAAGCCGACGCGGGGCAGTATGTCTGCAAAGCCATCGTCCCCCGCATCGGCGTGGGCGAGCGCGAGGTCACCCTCTTCGTCAACG GACCCCCCATCATCTCGAGCGAGGCTGTGCAGTACGCCGTGCGCGGCGACCGCGGCAAGGTGGAGTGTTTCATCGGCAGCACACCTCCCCCAGACCGCATC GCGTGGGCCTGGAAGGAGAACATTTTGGAGGCAGGGACGCTGGAGCGGTACACCGTGGAGCGGACTAACACGGGCAGCGGGGTCCTCTCCACCCTCACCATCAACAACGTCATGGACGCCGACTTCCAGACCCGTTACAACTGCACGGCCTGGAACAGCTTCGGGCCGGGGACCGCCATCAtccagctggaggagaaag AGGTCTTGCCCGTGGGCATCATTGCCGGTGCCACCATCGGGGCCAGCATCCTCGTCATCGGCTTCCTCGTGGTGCTCGCCTGCTTCCTCTACCGGCGCCGGAAAGGAA GCCGCAAGGACGTCACCCTGCGCAAGCTGGACATCAAGGTGGAGACGGTGAACAGGGAGCCCCTGACGCTGCATGCGGACCGTGAAGAGGACACAGCCAGCGTGTCCACAGCCACCCGTGTCATGAAGGCCATCTACTCG TCGTTCAAGGACGACGTGGACTTGAAGCAGGACCTTCGCTGTGACACCATCGACACCCGCGAGGAGTACGAGCTCAAG GACCCCACCAACGGCTACTACAACGTCCGTGCCCACGAGGACCGCCCGTCCTCCCGCACCGTCCTCTACACTGACTACCGCAACCCCGGCCCAGCACGCTACGACACTCGCCCACCCTCCCGCCTCTCCCACTCCAGCGGCTACGCTCAGCTCAACACCTACAGCCGCGGCCCCGCGTCCGACTACAACGCCGAGGCGGCACCGGGTCCCGGACCCCCTCCCGGCACGGCGGGCGGCGAGACGGCAAGCCAGCTTTCCTATGAGAACTACGGGGGTCACACCGCCTTCCCGGCCAGTGCCGGTTATGCCACCTACCGCCTGGGGTACGGCCAGCCCCCCGGCCTGGACCGGGCACCCTACGATGCCTACGACCCCATGGGCAAGTACGCCAGCGCCACGCGCTTCTCCTACACCTCCCAGCACTCGGACTACGGGCAGCGCTTCCAGCAGCGGATGCAGACGCATGTctag
- the LOC129734313 gene encoding uncharacterized protein LOC129734313, giving the protein MAELLPDPKIQSWLLLTWCHLVLQRHVLRGKRRLDETLGGARGCQGASPPQWGAPRWGAAWLPTQHPYPQGSASPGGKEPICRAGQGVLERRRGIKGGGEGLWGSPVISGHPGAPPAPQRAVLAAGHPLSGSLPQSQGTVSGVAAVVLLAAHASATLVFVPSPSAAPSLMKSDVAMAPAAVPTFADTLRFASALPRSRCRGLCQEPRPIPQLDDSQLWQQHVPIGMTALGLTLCPSPGPRGHPGIPTGDRASSFSWCNTGGVMDPVSPKVLSLMPSGQTSPGEVLPVSPSLGDHRGCPAQRCFTSLGVSQPVKPLVTGSQAGGFGRRQPLPCRRAGVIPGKHLPWSPVSIWMTFVPSSHLVLLFLGSQRDGRFSPLAGNFNSVIFISPLPSRRGRN; this is encoded by the coding sequence atggcagagctgctgccagacCCCAAAatccagagctggctgctttTGACCTGGTGCCACCTCGTGCTGCAGCGCCATGTGCTGAGGGGGAAACGTCGCCTGGATGAAACCCTGGGGGGAGCCAGGGGGTGTCAGGGTGCATCCCCTCCGCAGTGGGGTGCTCCACGTTGGGGTGCAGCCTGGCTCCCCACACAGCACCCTTACCCGCAGGgctcagcatctcctggaggAAAGGAGCCGATCTGTAGGGCTGGCCAGGGTGTGCTGGAGCGGAGGAGAGGGATCAAAGGGGGGGGTGAAGGGCTTTGGGGGTCTCCTGTTATCTCCGGGCACCCAggagctccccctgccccacaaaGGGCTGTGTTGGCAGCCGGGCATCCCCTCTCTGGGTCCCTTCCCCAGTCACAGGGGACAGTGTCCGGTGTGGCTGCGGTGGTGCTCCTGGCAGCACATGCCAGCGCCACGCTGGTGTTTGTCCCCAGTCCCTCTGCAGCACCGTCCCTGATGAAGAGTGACGTGGCGATGGCTCCAGCCGCCGTGCCCACCTTTGCTGACACTCTCCGCTTTGCATCGGCGCTGCCCCGCTCCCGATGCCGTGGGCTCTGCCAAGAACCACGTCCAATTCCACAGCTGGATGAttcccagctctggcagcagcacgtGCCAATAGGAATGACAGCCTTGGGACTGACCCTGTGTCCTTCCCCTGGCCCCCGTGGACACCCTGGCATTCCCACAGGGGACCGAGccagcagcttttcctggtGCAATACTGGAGGAGTAATGGACCCGGTGTCTCCCAAAGTCCTGAGCCTGATGCCTTCAGGCCAGACGAGCCCCGGTGAGGTGCTGCCCGTCTCCCCATCACTTGGGGACCACAGGGGATGTCCGGCACAGCGATGCTTCACCTCGCTGGGGGTGTCCCAGCCTGTCAAACCCCTTGTCACCGGTTCACAGGCAGGAGGAtttggcaggaggcagccccTGCCTTGCAGAAGAGCCGGTGTCATTCCTGGCAAGCACCTGCCATGGAGCCCCGTCTCCATCTGGATGACCTTCGTGCCATCGAGCCATCTTGTTCTCCTTTTCCTCGGCTCTCAAAGGGACGGGCGGTTTTCCCCGTTAGCTGGAAATTTCAACTCAGTGATTTtcatttcccctctcccctcaaGACGTGGGAGGAACTAA